One window of the Anopheles cruzii chromosome 2, idAnoCruzAS_RS32_06, whole genome shotgun sequence genome contains the following:
- the LOC128277972 gene encoding gamma-tubulin complex component 2 homolog — MSETVVKKLLGELIKTSGATHSVDTIVKIFLNRDGKFTKKQLSALLDQLFQGIPNGTKYVQMFAKANAEEPYPVLVRVLMRFATDLKNAKLEKATNNQQSQPPARTTTVPGTGSEPVQKRVSLFESPPLSSTRIVNDQVTPENVQEIKEKLVQATTGGAINRLSSSNVASLTACALDPSHHQLGRPYFEFTHQKAPIVAWNFNYDELYPLQSKNVAAIPVASQEPIVLKELLRCLVGVKGSLIVPKKSPSCSADPLAAAARVEFQLSPQLADSCRDMVQEILPLATNFACVQQFIEESSILEGGLVLQALRSVLKAIMTDYYLSIAQLDDLRCRPGLTMQRLLQFLKPVFPTMEELAATVSEIRATNCRGGQVLTLLYNRITATSGTNHTQRVLERLIEAAAVPFMEMLQLWIHRGVINDPQQEFLIEHNVMELSENELLDYWEKQYTIRCEKVPCFLVKHADIILRTGKYLNVVRVCGSADELHPAISPVSKPFGYRHADQSYIDAIEEAYNFASSSLLNLIMNKYDLMGRLLSVKHYFLLQQGDFITEFMDAVEDDLRKDVDSLHPIRIANLLDVTLGLSSAKHDEYHDDLKTTLLPYGIVTQISKIVDNEDAFGDALGDTSQLKGIECFAFSYKAKWPVSIVLNLWTISKYQMIFRQLFYLKYVERMLCRVWIDNNKTRQFAPNTAKLYRSAFTLRQKMLIAIQSFESYMMIEVIEPNWHIFYQNMKQVKNIDDVLIYHQDFLDQCLKNCTLTTPELLKPIINLCNICIKFCDFLAESQRHFVDAELTCMIASGDDYSLSSESDYELYASQDATTMAPTETFSGRVEQFRHDFTNQLMTLLRKINEAATSSTSERFINLIHRINFNSYYSEGNEN, encoded by the exons ATGTCGGAAACCGTAGTGAAGAAGCTGCTTGGCGAGCTGATAAAAACATCTGG TGCCACACATTCGGTGGACACTATCGTAAAGATTTTTCTCAATCGGGATGGCAAGTTCACGAAAAAGCAGCTCTCCGCCCTGTTGGATCAGCTATTCCAGGGCATCCCCAATGGTACCAAGTACGTGCAAATGTTCGCCAAGGCCAATGC AGAAGAGCCGTATCCCGTGCTGGTTCGGGTGTTAATGCGCTTTGCGACAGATTTGAAAAACGCAAAACTGGAGAAAGCCACCAACAACCAGCAATCGCAGCCCCCGGCGAGAACAACAACGGTTCCGGGCACGGGATCTGAACCGGTTCAAAAACGTGTTTCTCTGTTCGAAAGTCCCCCACTCTCGTCCACACGCATCGTAAACGACCAAGTGACCCCAGAAAATGTGCAAGAGATTAAGGAGAAGCTTGTGCAGGCCACAACGGGCGGTGCAATCAATCGGTTATCCTCTTCGAATGTTGCCTCTCTGACGGCATGCGCCCTTGACCCCAGTCACCATCAGCTGGGACGACCGTACTTTGAGTTCACCCACCAGAAAGCCCCGATAGTGGCGTGGAACTTCAACTACGACGAGCTGTATCCGCTGCAAAGCAAAAACGTGGCCGCAATTCCCGTCGCCTCGCAGGAACCGATCGTACTGAAGGAACTGCTCCGGTGTCTGGTGGGTGTCAAAGGTTCGCTAATCGTGCCGAAAAAATCTCCCTCCTGTTCGGCCGATcctctggcggcggcggcacgtgTCGAATTTCAACTTTCGCCCCAACTTGCCGATTCGTGTCGCGATATGGTCCAGGAAATACTGCCGCTTGCCACGAACTTTGCCTGCGTCCAGCAGTTCATCGAAGAGTCGAGCATCCTCGAAGGGGGTCTCGTGCTGCAGGCACTCCGGTCCGTGCTGAAAGCGATCATGACCGATTATTATCTTTCCATCGCGCAGCTCGACGATTTGCGGTGTCGCCCTGGCCTCACCATGCAGCGGTTACTGCAGTTTCTGAAACCCGTCTTTCCCACGATGGAAGAATTGGCGGCGACCGTTTCGGAGATACGGGCCACTAACTGCCGCGGGGGCCAAGTGCTTACACTGCTGTACAATCGCATCACGGCCACGAGTGGCACGAATCACACGCAGCGTGTCCTCGAGCGGCTCATTGAGGCCGCAGCCGTGCCGTTCATGGAAATGTTGCAGCTGTGGATCCACCGTGGGGTGATCAATGATCCGCAGCAGGAGTTCCTTATCGAGCACAACGTAATGGAGCTGAGCGAGAACGAACTGCTCGATTACTGGGAGAAACAGTACACGATCCGATGCGAGAAGGTACCGTGCTTCCTGGTGAAACACGCCGATATCATACTGCGCACCGGAAAGTATCTGAACGTGGTGCGCGTTTGCGGCAGCGCCGATGAGCTCCACCCGGCCATTTCTCCCGTCAGCAAACCGTTCGGCTACCGGCACGCCGATCAGTCGTACATCGATGCGATCGAGGAGGCGTACAACTTTGCTTCGTCGTCCCTGCTGAACCTGATCATGAACAAGTACGATCTGATGGGCCGTCTGCTTTCCGTCAAGCACTACTTCCTCCTGCAACAGGGAGACTTTATTACCGAATTCATGGACGCCGTCGAGGACGACTTGCGGAAGGATGTGGACAGTTTGCACCCGATAAGGATTGCCAATCTGCTCGACGTCACACTGGGATTGTCGTCCGCCAAGCACGACGAATATCACGATGACCTCAAGACGACACTGCTACCGTACGGGATCGTTACGCAAATTTCGAAGATCGTCGACAATGAGGATGCGTTCGGCGATGCGCTCGGGGATACTTCGCAGCTGAAGGGAATCGAGTGTTTCGCCTTCTCGTACAAAGCGAAGTGGCCCGTCTCGATAGTGCTGAACCTGTGGACAATCTCCAAGTATCAGATGATTTTTCGGCAACTGTTTTACCTGAAGTACGTCGAACGAatgctgtgccgtgtgtggatcgacaacaacaaaacacgtCAGTTTGCGCCCAACACGGCGAAGCTGTATCGATCGGCGTTTACGTTGCGCCAAAAGATGCTGATCGCAATCCAGAGCTTCGAGTCCTACATGATGATCGAGGTGATCGAACCGAATTGGCATATCTTCTATCAAAACATGAAACAG GTGAAAAATATCGACGACGTTCTGATCTATCATCAGGACTTTTTGGACCAGTGTCTGAAGAACTGTACGCTGACCACACCGGAGCTGTTGAAACCGATTATCAATCTATGCAATATTTGTATCAAATTTTGCGACTTTCTGGCG GAATCACAGCGCCATTTCGTTGACGCCGAGCTGACGTGCATGATTGCCTCGGGCGACGACTACTCACTGTCTTCCGAGTCCGATTACGAGCTATACGCATCGCAG GATGCTACTACAATGGCACCGACCGAAACGTTCTCCGGGCGGGTCGAACAGTTTCGTCACGATTTCACCAACCAACTGATGACGCTTTTGCGAAAAATCAACGAAGCTGCCACGTCCAGCACTTCGGAGAGGTTCATCAATCTCATACACAG AATCAACTTCAACTCGTACTACAGCGAGGGAAACGAAAACTGA
- the LOC128277686 gene encoding aspartate--tRNA ligase, cytoplasmic has product MVTETVKEEPVGCEATEEPSKKASKKAAKDAAKAAKKAEHKAAAAEASGAADASVDDSGVDYAAERYGVMKMIQSVERYADRSFVAVSELAQCKREAVVWVRGRVHTSRCKGKQCFLVLRQQSSTVQCLLAVNDTVSKQMVKFSGSIPRESIVDLKARVIPVEQRIESCTEQTLELHGLELFLLSAAKAQLPLQIEDASRPEKSDDPEALKIRVNQDTRLDNRVLDLRTPANQAIFRLEAGVCKLFRDVLTAKGFTEIHTPKIISAASEGGANVFTVSYFKDSAYLAQSPQLYKQMAIAADFDKVFTVGAVFRAEDSNTHRHLTEFVGLDLEMAFKYHYHEVLDTIGNTFTEMFKGLRDNYAKEIAAVGQQYNVEPFKFLEPPLKLEFAQAVAMLREAGVQMEDEEDLSTPSEKLLGRLVKAKYDTDFYMLDKFPLAVRPFYTMPDPTNAKYSNSYDMFMRGEEILSGAQRIHDPDYLIERAKLHAIDLSKIAAYIDAFRYGCPPHAGGGIGMERVVMLYLGLDNIRKTSMFPRDPKRLTP; this is encoded by the exons ATGGTTACTGAGACAGTTAAAGAGGAACCTGTTGGTTGCGAGGCAACCGAGGAACCATCGAAGAAGGCGTCCAAGAAAGCAGCAAAGGATGCGGCAAAAGCCGCAAAG AAAGCAGAACATAAGGCAGCCGCAGCGGAAGCTTCCGGTGCGGCCGATGCTTCCGTCGATGATTCAGGCGTGGATTATGCGGCGGAAAGGTATGGAGTGATGAAAATGATCCAAAGCGTCGAAAGGTACGCCGACCGTTCGTTCGTCGCAGTTTCGGAACTGGCCCAATGCAAGCGGGAAGCGGTGGTGTGGGTGCGGGGCCGTGTCCATACGTCCCGGTGCAAAGGCAAACAGTGTTTTTTGGTGCTACGCCAGCAAAGTAGCACCGTACAGTGTTTGCTCGCCGTCAACGATACTGTCTCGAAGCAGATGGTCAAATTTTCTGGCAGCATTCCGCGCGAAAGTATCGTCGACCTGAAGGCACGCGTTATTCCCGTCGAGCAGCGTATTGAGTCGTGCACGGAGCAGACGCTTGAACTGCACGGTCTCGAGCTGTTCCTGCTTTCGGCTGCCAAGGCGCAGCTTCCGCTACAGATCGAGGACGCGTCGCGGCCCGAAAAGTCTGACGACCCCGAAGCGTTAAAAATTCGCGTCAACCAAGACACCCGACTGGACAACCGAGTGCTGGATCTACGCACCCCCGCCAATCAAGCCATATTTCGGCTGGAGGCGGGCGTTTGCAAGCTCTTTCGCGACGTGCTGACGGCGAAAGGTTTCACGGAGATACACACGCCGAAAATCATCTCCGCTGCCAGCGAAGGTGGCGCAAACGTCTTTACGGTCAGCTACTTTAAAg ACTCGGCGTACTTGGCACAATCGCCCCAGCTGTACAAACAGATGGCGATTGCGGCCGATTTTGACAAAGTGTTTACGGTCGGAGCGGTGTTTCGGGCGGAGGACTCCAACACCCACCGGCATCTGACGGAGTTCGTTGGATTGGATCTGGAAATGGCGTTCAAGTACCACTACCACGAGGTCCTGGATACGATCGGCAACACGTTCACGGAGATGTTTAAAGGGTTGCGCGATAA ttACGCGAAAGAGATTGCCGCCGTCGGTCAGCAGTACAACGTGGAACCGTTTAAGTTTCTGGAACCACCGCTAAAGCTCGAATTTGCCCAAGCGGTCGCAATGTTGCGTGAGGCGGGCGTTCAGATGGAAGACGAGGAGGACTTGTCGACGCCGAGCGAAAAGCTTCTGGGCCGCCTGGTGAAGGCAAAGTATGACACCGACTTTTACATGCTCGACAAATTTCCACTCGCCGTGCGGCCTTTCTACACGATGCCCGATCCGACCAACGCCAAGTACTCGAACTCGTACGATATGTTTATGCGCGGCGAGGAGATCCTTTCCGGGGCCCAACGAATACACGACCCGGACTATCTGATCGAACGCGCGAAGCTGCACGCGATTGACCTGTCGAAGATAGCGGCCTACATCGATGCATTCCGGTACGGATGTCCACCGCATGCCGGCGGTGGAATCGGTATGGAGCGAGTGGTGATGCTGTACCTCGGGTTGGACAACATTCGCAAAACATCCATGTTCCCGCGCGATCCGAAACGGCTAACGCCGTAA
- the LOC128277920 gene encoding anaphase-promoting complex subunit 5: MSKKESENVCFWLPNQCIKKLDALTPHKLAVVFLIQEYMHLKKAVETTNEPPDFGPGDRKRFCLLLLKLIQCPDMPYKELHGLLVSPVYGLHRVHLEEFLKLMKTLKSVGIDVLFDLYNEIDKLIIDNSNSFHIVSLYLRRVFVMLEKMNFQEMIALYRTTLAYYEKGVRVLRLLGQQSLSDCDSFMKANQYTPIDPPDHGTLASKWSIKQSELFIAQQKSLLEENEVRALPPRELQERVNEIIHDRPLYSRVYFLSYLNAVRVRDFFNALQSLHNFFDRTSGAGALAFSDNKDYQYSSLNLAILHAQFGHRKQALASLRECIMLAQESGDHTCLHLAHAWLYQLDGHRPPLPEKNLNSKLLHATSLRIVAQLRTSCTAGELPSRLFSVLMINDHLNAQKSMMDLVAIGIAERTALWTVYGKHEVASLCAQVLLNGSLKSLDKTYNGDGICQALCATVVRLALLGDYGLAIVTLQHAKDRFPRYPQSHHWLVADHYVSSLRAIYRGRWAEARRECLQLYPLDNQLARLLLAHVTLAKQDYNAARDLIRELLADHTISATTRVRTLILSANVQAQLGQTKAFNVLSEAQQVAEQFHLDYERAVVELHYAYLLLSFFHVPHRALVTLRAGLDTILADGPAYDKARALFLFARCTIEAAANGAPEGERAGADGEQAHRRRQQQQQLTTMLPMFEQAIGLFEKLECYSKAKDVYVYLAFAYHELGLVDERNGYACRYRLLEVEHPTPKQFLNVFL; encoded by the coding sequence ATGAGCAAAAAAGAATCGGAAAACGTGTGCTTCTGGTTGCCAAACCAGTGCATAAAAAAGCTCGATGCCTTGACGCCCCACAAGCTGGCCGTAGTGTTTTTGATCCAGGAGTACATGCATCTCAAGAAGGCGGTcgaaacaacgaacgaaccgccCGACTTTGGACCGGGTGACCGAAAGCGGTTCTGTTTGTTGCTACTTAAGCTCATCCAATGCCCGGACATGCCGTACAAGGAGCTGCACGGTTTGCTTGTATCGCCCGTGTACGGTTTGCACCGAGTTCACCTGGAAGAGTTTCTGAAGCTGATGAAGACGCTAAAATCTGTCGGCATCGACGTTCTGTTCGATTTGTACAACGAAATCGACAAGCTGATCATCGACAACTCGAACAGTTTCCATATCGTGAGTCTCTACCTGCGCCGAGTGTTTGTGATGCTGGAAAAAATGAACTTCCAGGAGATGATTGCCCTGTACCGGACCACGCTAGCGTACTACGAGAAGGGGGTGCGTGTGTTACGCCTTCTCGGCCAGCAGTCGCTCTCAGATTGCGACAGTTTTATGAAAGCGAATCAGTACACGCCGATCGATCCGCCCGACCACGGGACGCTCGCGTCCAAGTGGTCCATCAAGCAATCGGAACTGTTCATCGCCCAGCAAAAGTCGCTGCTGGAGGAGAACGAGGTGCGTGCACTGCCGCCGCGCGAACTACAGGAACGGGTGAATGAAATCATCCACGATCGGCCGCTTTACTCGCGGGTTTACTTTTTGAGCTACTTGAACGCGGTACGCGTGCGGGATTTTTTTAACGCCCTCCAATCGCTGCACAATTTCTTCGATCGTACATCCGGCGCCGGTGCTCTGGCGTTCTCGGATAACAAAGACTATCAGTACTCGAGTCTTAACCTTGCCATTCTGCACGCCCAGTTCGGACACCGGAAGCAGGCGTTGGCTAGTTTGCGCGAGTGCATCATGCTGGCACAGGAAAGCGGTGACCACACGTGTCTGCATCTGGCGCACGCTTGGCTGTATCAGCTAGACGGACACCGGCCTCCGTTGCCGGAGAAAAATCTCAACTCAAAGCTCTTGCACGCCACCTCGCTCCGCATCGTGGCACAGCTGCGCACGTCCTGTACGGCCGGCGAGCTTCCTTCGCGGCTATTCAGTGTGCTGATGATTAACGATCACCTGAACGCACAAAAATCGATGATGGACCTCGTGGCGATCGGGATCGCCGAACGGACTGCCCTGTGGACCGTGTACGGTAAACACGAGGTGGCATCACTGTGCGCCCAGGTGCTGCTGAACGGGAGTCTGAAGTCACTCGATAAAACGTATAACGGTGACGGCATCTGTCAAGCGCTTTGTGCCACCGTCGTACGGCTGGCGCTGCTGGGCGACTACGGTTTGGCGATCGTCACTCTACAGCACGCAAAGGATCGGTTCCCGCGTTATCCCCAGTCGCACCACTGGCTCGTGGCTGACCATTACGTGTCCTCGCTGCGTGCCATCTACCGTGGACGCTGGGCCGAGGCTCGGCGCGAATGTTTGCAGCTGTACCCACTCGACAACCAGCTGGCCCGGTTGCTGTTGGCTCACGTAACACTCGCCAAGCAGGACTACAATGCGGCTCGTGACCTGATCCGCGAACTGCTGGCAGATCACACCATCAGTGCTACGACCCGTGTCCGGACACTCATCCTGTCGGCCAACGTGCAAGCACAGCTCGGGCAAACCAAAGCGTTCAACGTACTGAGCGAAGCGCAGCAGGTGGCCGAGCAGTTCCATCTGGACTACGAGCGTGCAGTCGTGGAGCTACACTACGCGTACTTGCTGCTATCGTTTTTCCACGTCCCTCACCGAGCCCTGGTAACGCTACGGGCCGGTCTCGACACCATTCTAGCCGACGGACCGGCATACGACAAGGCGCGGGCACTGTTCCTGTTTGCCCGCTGCACAATCGAAGCGGCAGCGAATGGGGCACCGGAAGGCGAACGTGCCGGCGCCGATGGCGAACAGGCGCATCGtcggcgacagcagcagcagcagctaacCACTATGTTACCGATGTTCGAGCAAGCGATCGGCCTGTTTGAAAAGCTTGAATGCTACAGCAAAGCGAAGGACGTTTACGTGTACCTCGCTTTCGCATATCACGAACTGGGGCTGGTGGACGAAAGGAATGGCTATGCTTGCCGCTATCGGTTGCTGGAGGTTGAACATCCAACCCCAAAGCAGTTCCTGAACGTGTTTCTGTAA